A genomic segment from Falsibacillus pallidus encodes:
- a CDS encoding BglG family transcription antiterminator, which translates to MFITSREKAIIELIVKTSGKHTVHSLSAYLNVSGRTIQRNLKSIEGILKQHHLELKRNPNEGLFIDGKNEHIFRLIQQLAEANATDETPEERKLHLLIALLHEGPSFKKQVLANELGISVTTLTAYLDELAEWLSKFQITLTRKRGVGVELEADEASKRHAFASFVLVYFYEDIIESLYLLQKGHTYEQPIIGYFKPEYMLSVHHAVERHLAKEQLNLADNDYIGLVVYVCLTIQRSKGHFVLTGMEDIENRNSSEFRLMKAISKELNEGLAVMITDRDIQFLSVVLKGSKIQGPDAVYSDSIFLGHLIKNIVKDVSDNLNVDLTDDFSLFQGLLAHMGPSIFRLQQQMELFNPLTEEIKEKYPVLFLAVKKSLEKEFHEIKFPDAEIAYIVLHFGSALLMNEEKVKIKAVVVCPTGIGTSKMLASRIQKELKMIHSVDILSIADFQTASLTGYDLVISTVRLPFTEVDYLLVNPLLSEKDIGIIRDYLQNNIEKITRSKYLKLAKQESSGKGSGEVRVLLSEIKDVHKSMESILDHFRVYKKGNAESHVQILEEMVSQAETDGLLTNPPAVLKKLLEREQKGGLGIPNTPMGLYHCREVHVEKLVFQAAHLDHPVIIKGMNGKDQEMKSLLLMMAPEELSKREQEILSLISTSLIENNLSMMIFSSSNEAMILKKLEELFLDYLQNNLIKD; encoded by the coding sequence ATGTTCATTACATCAAGGGAAAAAGCAATCATTGAATTGATTGTCAAAACATCCGGAAAGCATACGGTCCATTCCCTTTCTGCGTATTTAAATGTGAGTGGGAGGACCATTCAGCGGAATTTAAAATCAATTGAAGGAATTTTGAAGCAGCATCATTTGGAACTGAAGCGGAATCCGAATGAAGGCTTGTTTATTGATGGAAAGAATGAACACATCTTTCGCTTAATTCAGCAGCTTGCAGAAGCGAATGCAACTGATGAAACACCTGAAGAGCGGAAGCTTCATTTATTGATTGCGCTTTTGCATGAGGGACCATCCTTCAAAAAACAGGTGCTGGCCAATGAACTTGGCATCAGCGTCACGACATTGACTGCCTATTTGGATGAACTGGCCGAATGGCTCAGTAAATTTCAGATAACCCTCACCAGGAAAAGAGGGGTTGGGGTCGAACTTGAAGCGGATGAAGCGAGCAAGCGCCATGCTTTCGCGAGCTTTGTACTTGTTTATTTTTATGAAGACATCATTGAAAGCCTCTATCTTTTGCAAAAAGGGCATACCTATGAGCAGCCGATCATCGGTTATTTTAAGCCGGAGTATATGTTGAGCGTCCATCATGCAGTGGAACGCCACTTGGCAAAGGAACAGCTCAACTTAGCAGATAATGACTACATTGGTCTAGTCGTCTATGTTTGTTTGACCATACAGAGGAGCAAGGGCCATTTTGTGTTAACAGGCATGGAGGATATAGAGAACCGGAATTCGAGTGAGTTTCGATTAATGAAAGCAATAAGCAAGGAATTGAATGAAGGATTGGCTGTAATGATAACAGACCGCGATATTCAATTCTTGTCTGTTGTATTGAAAGGTTCAAAAATTCAAGGGCCGGATGCCGTTTATTCAGACAGTATTTTTCTTGGCCATTTAATCAAGAATATCGTGAAAGATGTGTCAGACAATCTGAATGTGGATTTAACAGACGATTTCTCCTTGTTTCAAGGATTGCTTGCCCACATGGGTCCGTCCATTTTCCGCCTTCAGCAGCAAATGGAGCTGTTCAATCCATTAACGGAAGAAATAAAAGAAAAATATCCGGTTTTATTTTTAGCAGTTAAGAAAAGTTTGGAAAAAGAATTTCACGAAATCAAATTCCCTGATGCGGAGATTGCCTATATCGTTCTTCATTTTGGCTCTGCCCTTTTAATGAATGAGGAAAAAGTAAAGATTAAAGCGGTTGTTGTCTGTCCGACTGGGATCGGGACTTCCAAAATGCTCGCGAGCCGTATTCAAAAAGAGCTGAAGATGATTCATTCCGTGGACATCCTATCCATTGCCGACTTTCAAACCGCGAGCTTAACGGGATATGACCTGGTGATTTCCACCGTAAGGCTTCCGTTCACAGAAGTGGACTACCTCTTGGTAAATCCTCTGTTAAGCGAAAAGGATATCGGAATCATCCGGGACTATCTGCAAAATAATATTGAAAAAATAACGAGAAGCAAGTATTTGAAGCTGGCCAAGCAGGAATCCTCAGGCAAAGGATCCGGGGAAGTAAGAGTTCTTCTGAGTGAAATTAAGGACGTCCATAAAAGTATGGAATCCATATTGGATCACTTCCGGGTGTATAAAAAGGGGAATGCGGAAAGCCATGTTCAGATTCTGGAGGAAATGGTCAGCCAGGCTGAAACGGATGGTCTGCTGACAAATCCACCGGCTGTCCTAAAAAAACTGCTGGAAAGAGAGCAAAAAGGCGGACTTGGAATCCCTAATACCCCTATGGGGCTTTATCACTGCAGAGAAGTGCATGTGGAGAAACTGGTATTTCAGGCAGCCCACTTAGATCACCCGGTCATCATTAAAGGGATGAATGGGAAAGATCAGGAGATGAAAAGCCTCCTTCTCATGATGGCACCTGAAGAGTTAAGCAAGAGGGAACAGGAAATCCTAAGCTTGATAAGTACGAGCCTTATTGAAAATAACCTATCCATGATGATTTTTTCATCCTCCAATGAGGCGATGATTTTAAAAAAACTAGAGGAATTATTCCTTGATTATTTGCAAAATAACTTGATAAAGGACTGA
- a CDS encoding YukJ family protein — MSLYNYGVLKGIPVRALPGSDKSPHYQILVHGENGNPYRIAVNIKSQGYPSDVLYYVDEEVDMEKTKELMNLPYGFTHIRDNEPPIGIDFIRGNWFDPSKMTALPPEVDGPNNDLNDQINHYLNEAFQQDAIIYAFGAKWGPEKKVDGYFGFVPGQGIHDIHMNQGNEGRWERDNGIYQDGGLLLQFKDKWVSIFLAFQSQSWCTDDLGNPLKPVEECSHMEAGSKVAKE; from the coding sequence ATGTCATTATATAACTACGGTGTATTGAAGGGAATTCCTGTGAGGGCGCTGCCTGGGAGCGATAAAAGCCCCCATTATCAGATTTTGGTCCATGGGGAAAACGGAAATCCTTATCGGATTGCGGTTAATATCAAGTCGCAGGGGTATCCTTCTGATGTTCTTTATTACGTGGACGAAGAGGTGGATATGGAAAAGACGAAGGAACTGATGAATCTGCCATACGGCTTTACCCATATTCGTGATAATGAACCGCCGATCGGCATCGATTTTATAAGGGGGAATTGGTTTGATCCCTCGAAGATGACGGCGCTGCCTCCTGAAGTGGATGGTCCGAACAACGACTTGAATGATCAAATCAATCACTATTTGAATGAGGCATTTCAGCAAGATGCTATTATCTATGCATTCGGCGCCAAATGGGGGCCGGAGAAGAAAGTGGATGGATATTTTGGGTTTGTGCCGGGTCAGGGCATTCATGATATCCATATGAATCAGGGGAATGAAGGCAGATGGGAGCGGGATAACGGCATCTATCAGGATGGCGGCCTCCTGCTTCAATTCAAAGATAAGTGGGTTAGTATCTTCCTTGCGTTCCAATCGCAGTCCTGGTGTACGGATGACCTTGGGAATCCGCTGAAGCCGGTTGAGGAATGCAGTCATATGGAAGCTGGATCGAAAGTGGCCAAAGAATAG
- a CDS encoding mannitol-1-phosphate 5-dehydrogenase, with protein MKQAVHFGAGNIGRGFIGALFSKSGYHVTFVDIAENIINQLNEVGTYQVKLATEQHESETISNVSGLNNLKQEDEVIEAIGQAVYMTTAIGPNILPRIAPLMAKGIEKRIENSEEPLYVIACENQISATDILKKHILEQLSEDVKAKMEGKVFFFNSAVDRIVPAQSSESLDVLVEPYFEWVVESKEDIPSVEGMTIVEDLAPFIERKLFTVNTGHAVIAYLGYLQGKSTIDETLADPAIAEQVRATLKETGAYLVKQYGLNKEEHDAYIEKNIERFKNAYLNDGVTRVGRAPKRKLGPDDRLVRPTTEAQKAGISYSNLAKAIAAALLFDNQEDPEAVEIQNMMKENGPAYVLKEVSGLDENSEITQEVIRQYEELKK; from the coding sequence ATGAAACAAGCGGTTCATTTTGGTGCAGGAAACATAGGAAGAGGATTTATCGGGGCATTGTTCTCCAAGTCCGGATACCATGTAACATTCGTTGATATTGCTGAAAACATCATTAATCAACTGAATGAAGTGGGAACGTATCAAGTGAAATTAGCGACAGAACAGCATGAATCCGAAACGATCTCGAATGTTTCCGGCCTAAACAACCTCAAGCAGGAGGACGAAGTAATCGAAGCCATCGGACAAGCAGTGTACATGACAACGGCAATCGGTCCGAACATTCTTCCAAGAATTGCTCCCTTAATGGCAAAAGGGATTGAAAAAAGAATCGAAAATTCCGAGGAACCATTGTACGTGATTGCGTGCGAAAACCAGATTAGTGCAACGGATATCTTGAAAAAACATATTCTGGAGCAGCTTTCTGAAGATGTAAAGGCGAAAATGGAGGGGAAAGTATTCTTCTTCAACTCTGCAGTCGACCGCATCGTGCCGGCTCAAAGCTCTGAGTCCTTGGATGTTTTGGTTGAGCCGTATTTCGAATGGGTTGTCGAGTCAAAAGAAGACATCCCTTCCGTTGAGGGCATGACCATCGTGGAAGATTTGGCTCCATTCATTGAACGTAAATTATTTACAGTGAATACCGGACACGCAGTCATCGCTTACCTCGGCTATCTTCAAGGGAAGTCCACAATTGATGAAACGCTGGCGGATCCAGCTATCGCTGAGCAGGTTCGTGCAACGCTTAAGGAAACAGGCGCCTATCTTGTGAAGCAATATGGGTTGAATAAAGAGGAACATGATGCCTATATCGAGAAAAACATCGAACGCTTCAAAAACGCTTACTTGAATGATGGCGTGACACGCGTAGGTCGTGCACCGAAGCGGAAATTAGGACCAGACGATCGTTTGGTCCGTCCGACAACAGAAGCGCAAAAAGCAGGAATTTCCTATTCCAACCTAGCAAAAGCAATTGCGGCTGCCCTGTTGTTTGACAACCAAGAAGATCCAGAAGCAGTTGAAATCCAAAACATGATGAAAGAAAATGGTCCTGCTTATGTGCTGAAAGAAGTGAGCGGCCTTGATGAAAACAGCGAGATTACACAAGAAGTGATTCGCCAGTATGAAGAATTGAAGAAGTAA
- a CDS encoding alpha/beta hydrolase, translating into MLGNVEKRTVKGYKDMEVPFTLFRKDSTSLAIILPGSGYTSQAPLLHYAKAVFANKSFDVLQVNYQYNNDDYDGFRELGEAIKWDVNVVLDELLANHTYDQFYFIGKSLGTIAMSSVLNREIFHDAKAIWLTPLIHRDDVWEAMVNSMNKGLCIIGDKDPCYREERYLKIVENANIMQKLIPNVNHDLEYRENVLGSIDVLKDIIAAIEQF; encoded by the coding sequence ATGTTGGGAAATGTGGAGAAGCGAACGGTAAAAGGGTATAAAGATATGGAAGTTCCTTTTACGCTTTTTCGGAAGGATTCAACAAGTTTAGCTATCATCCTGCCAGGGTCTGGGTATACTTCACAGGCACCGTTGCTTCATTACGCAAAAGCTGTATTTGCTAATAAATCCTTTGATGTTCTGCAGGTGAATTATCAATACAATAACGATGATTACGATGGTTTTCGTGAATTAGGGGAAGCCATTAAATGGGATGTGAATGTTGTCCTCGATGAACTATTAGCCAATCATACGTATGATCAATTTTATTTCATCGGAAAATCATTAGGGACGATTGCAATGAGTTCGGTATTAAATAGAGAGATTTTTCATGATGCAAAAGCCATCTGGCTGACCCCATTGATTCATCGGGATGATGTGTGGGAGGCAATGGTTAACAGCATGAACAAAGGATTATGCATCATTGGGGACAAAGATCCTTGCTACAGGGAAGAAAGATATTTGAAAATCGTTGAGAACGCTAATATCATGCAGAAGCTAATCCCGAATGTAAATCATGATTTAGAATACAGAGAAAATGTTTTAGGATCAATTGATGTGCTGAAAGATATTATAGCTGCCATCGAACAGTTTTAA